One segment of Paraburkholderia sp. PGU19 DNA contains the following:
- a CDS encoding amino acid ABC transporter permease produces MNAPDLLARCAGYLPQLLDGALTTLWLSAAAVFCGFFAGIFIYTMSASESRLLAGAARVYVSVFRGTPVLAQLLVMYYLPSALGLAVPGIVAAAIGLSMNTAAYQSQILGAGFRSIARGQIEAAVTFNLTRRQVLWHIEVPQVVRVTLPALVSEMIDIVKASAVVSVISVTDLMRVGQQLSSSTYRPLEVYTCAALFYLAITTLLSFAAHCYERRAASRA; encoded by the coding sequence ATGAACGCTCCCGATCTGCTCGCACGCTGCGCCGGCTATCTGCCGCAACTGCTGGACGGCGCATTGACGACGCTGTGGCTGTCGGCGGCTGCCGTGTTCTGCGGCTTCTTTGCCGGCATCTTCATCTACACGATGTCGGCAAGCGAGAGCCGGCTGCTCGCGGGCGCCGCGCGGGTCTATGTCAGCGTGTTTCGCGGCACGCCCGTGCTCGCGCAACTGCTCGTGATGTATTACCTGCCGTCGGCGCTCGGGCTCGCGGTGCCCGGCATCGTCGCGGCGGCCATCGGGCTGTCGATGAACACGGCCGCGTATCAGTCGCAGATTCTCGGCGCGGGCTTTCGCTCGATCGCACGCGGGCAGATCGAAGCGGCCGTCACGTTCAATCTGACGCGCCGTCAGGTGCTGTGGCACATCGAAGTGCCGCAGGTGGTGCGGGTGACACTGCCTGCGCTCGTGTCGGAGATGATCGATATCGTCAAGGCGTCGGCGGTGGTGTCGGTGATATCCGTCACGGACCTGATGCGCGTCGGCCAGCAACTGTCGTCATCGACGTACCGGCCGCTGGAGGTGTACACGTGCGCCGCGCTCTTCTATCTGGCCATCACCACGCTGCTGTCCTTCGCCGCGCATTGCTACGAGCGCCGCGCGGCGTCGCGCGCATGA
- a CDS encoding amino acid ABC transporter permease, which produces MDNLLALVPRFADAMLVTLEVSLIAAMLGMAGGFTLNALRLRYVRVLAAPYGLFVWLIRGMPYLSQLMIVYFGLPVFGITMTAVQATVVSLAIYASAYFAEIFRAAWASVPRGQIEAAQAFGVNRWAAFRAIELPQALEFAVPLLANQIILVIKESAVASIITVPELTMTASDIVASTYTYIGPYALLIVSYWLLTQAVSLLAQRATAMNSFLRNAANQATHKAT; this is translated from the coding sequence ATGGATAACCTGCTCGCTCTCGTTCCACGCTTCGCCGACGCGATGCTCGTCACGCTCGAAGTCAGCCTGATCGCGGCTATGCTCGGCATGGCCGGCGGTTTCACGCTCAACGCGTTGCGCCTGCGTTACGTCCGCGTGCTTGCCGCGCCCTACGGCCTGTTCGTCTGGCTGATTCGCGGCATGCCGTATCTGTCGCAACTGATGATCGTCTACTTCGGGCTGCCCGTTTTCGGTATCACGATGACGGCCGTGCAAGCAACGGTCGTGTCGCTCGCGATCTATGCGAGCGCGTATTTCGCGGAGATTTTTCGCGCTGCATGGGCCAGCGTGCCGCGTGGTCAGATCGAGGCCGCGCAGGCGTTCGGCGTGAACCGCTGGGCCGCGTTCCGCGCGATCGAACTGCCGCAGGCGCTCGAGTTCGCGGTGCCGCTGCTCGCGAACCAGATCATTCTCGTGATCAAGGAGAGCGCCGTGGCATCCATCATCACGGTGCCCGAACTGACGATGACGGCCAGCGACATCGTCGCCTCCACTTACACGTACATCGGTCCGTATGCGCTGTTGATCGTGAGCTACTGGCTGCTCACGCAGGCCGTGTCGCTGCTCGCGCAGCGCGCGACGGCGATGAACTCTTTTCTGCGCAACGCCGCAAATCAAGCCACACATAAAGCCACATGA
- a CDS encoding transporter substrate-binding domain-containing protein, which yields MNKPLRSLVFSLLGALALVTATPGWSQSDDLLTRIKTNKEITIATEARYAPFEYVDNGKIVGYDADLMAYVLKSIPDVKVKQLDLPFQGLLPGLDAKRFDIVVTAVTVNKDRVSHFAFTLPIADATTGVLLRNGDTSIKSPDDLNGKIVGSQTGSAQLQALQALDKKLKDAGGPGIKQIKQYVAFDEAYADLAVGRLDAVAQSVANLGPLMKSRPGVFTLLPQTIGPKSYFAWVARKDSDSAALVKLFSDGIARANRDGTMKKLQEKWFGSTMDVPVDAVPAPSI from the coding sequence ATGAACAAGCCTCTTCGCAGTCTGGTCTTCTCGCTGCTCGGTGCGCTCGCACTCGTCACCGCCACGCCGGGCTGGTCGCAGTCCGACGATCTACTGACGCGCATCAAGACGAACAAGGAAATCACCATCGCGACGGAGGCCCGTTACGCGCCCTTCGAGTACGTCGATAACGGCAAGATCGTCGGTTATGACGCGGATCTGATGGCCTACGTGCTGAAGTCGATACCCGATGTGAAGGTCAAGCAACTCGACCTGCCGTTTCAGGGACTGCTGCCGGGACTCGACGCCAAGCGCTTCGATATCGTCGTCACGGCCGTTACCGTCAACAAGGACCGCGTCAGCCACTTCGCGTTCACCCTGCCCATCGCCGACGCGACGACGGGCGTGCTGCTGCGCAACGGCGACACGAGCATCAAGTCTCCCGACGACCTGAACGGCAAGATCGTCGGCTCGCAGACGGGCTCGGCGCAGCTACAGGCATTGCAGGCGCTCGACAAGAAACTGAAAGACGCTGGCGGCCCCGGCATCAAGCAGATCAAGCAGTACGTTGCGTTCGACGAAGCCTATGCCGATCTCGCCGTGGGACGGCTCGATGCCGTCGCGCAATCGGTCGCAAACCTGGGGCCGTTGATGAAATCGCGTCCCGGTGTGTTCACGCTGCTGCCGCAGACGATCGGGCCGAAGAGCTACTTCGCGTGGGTCGCGCGCAAGGACAGCGACAGCGCTGCGCTCGTCAAGCTCTTTAGCGACGGCATCGCACGTGCGAACCGCGACGGCACGATGAAGAAGCTGCAGGAGAAGTGGTTCGGCTCGACGATGGACGTCCCCGTCGACGCCGTCCCCGCGCCCTCCATCTGA
- a CDS encoding LysR family transcriptional regulator: MDRIQAMEVFTRVVDANSFTRAAEQMGMPRATVTTTIQNLEAVLGVRLMNRTTRRLSLTPEGAAYYEHSIRIITDIAETDASFQAGNRKPSGALRVHMPNSLGRYLVIPALRSFHERYPDISLDLGLSDRPVDPVEEGIDCMVRAGPLEDSSMVARRVGTLKRVTCASPDYLQRYGSPKSIDDLAMHQAVNFRVAHNTRPMPWIVIVDGKPTEVRMNGVVTVNDSEAYVKCGLEGFGLIQPMLFMVAPKLRDGSLLEVLPDFKPKPKPVSIVYPNNRHLSAKVRVFADWIAELFESTPALADGDTRRVVVPKREPQQADHGPIAA, from the coding sequence GTGGACCGCATTCAGGCAATGGAAGTATTCACTCGTGTGGTCGATGCGAACAGCTTCACGCGCGCCGCCGAGCAGATGGGCATGCCGCGCGCGACGGTAACGACGACCATCCAGAATCTCGAAGCCGTGCTCGGCGTGCGTCTGATGAACCGGACCACGCGGCGCCTGTCGCTCACGCCGGAAGGCGCGGCGTATTACGAGCACAGCATTCGCATCATCACGGACATCGCGGAAACGGACGCGAGTTTTCAGGCGGGCAATCGCAAGCCGAGCGGGGCGCTGCGCGTGCACATGCCGAATTCGCTCGGACGTTATCTGGTGATACCCGCGTTGCGCAGCTTTCACGAGCGCTATCCGGACATCTCGCTCGATCTGGGCCTCTCGGACCGACCCGTCGATCCCGTCGAGGAGGGGATCGACTGCATGGTGCGGGCGGGCCCGCTCGAAGACTCGTCGATGGTTGCGCGGCGCGTCGGCACGCTCAAGCGCGTGACGTGCGCGTCGCCTGATTATCTTCAGCGCTACGGGTCGCCGAAGAGCATCGACGATCTGGCCATGCATCAGGCCGTGAATTTCCGTGTCGCGCACAACACGCGGCCGATGCCGTGGATCGTTATCGTCGACGGCAAGCCAACGGAAGTGCGGATGAACGGTGTCGTCACGGTCAACGACTCGGAAGCATACGTCAAGTGCGGACTGGAAGGTTTCGGCCTGATCCAGCCTATGCTCTTCATGGTCGCGCCGAAACTGCGCGACGGATCGCTGCTCGAAGTGCTGCCCGACTTCAAGCCGAAGCCCAAGCCGGTGTCGATCGTGTATCCGAACAACCGCCATCTGTCCGCGAAGGTGCGCGTGTTCGCGGACTGGATTGCGGAGTTGTTCGAATCGACGCCCGCGCTGGCGGACGGCGACACACGGCGCGTGGTCGTGCCGAAACGCGAGCCGCAGCAGGCGGATCATGGGCCGATTGCGGCGTGA
- a CDS encoding amino acid ABC transporter ATP-binding protein: MSAQPILKLRAVGKSYGATRVLKGIDLDVMRGEIVTLIGPSGSGKTTALRCMNFLEPYDEGEVWIKGQLLGYRSAGRTPRDRDSEASVAEVRRPVSMVFQQFNLWPHMSVLDNVAAPLVLSKKMRRADARAKAQAALARVGLQHKADVYPARLSGGQQQRVGIARALAIEPEVMLLDEPTSALDPELVEEVLNVIRSLAQDGMTMVMVTHEMSFAAKISDKVMFMEAGQIVESGPPVQLFGNSRTPRLQQFLKPWFDRSLSFSASAGRADSVVQTSGASS, translated from the coding sequence ATGAGCGCTCAACCCATACTCAAGCTGCGCGCCGTCGGCAAGTCGTACGGCGCAACCCGCGTGCTCAAGGGCATCGACCTCGACGTGATGCGCGGCGAGATCGTCACGCTGATCGGGCCGTCCGGCTCGGGCAAGACGACGGCGCTGCGCTGCATGAACTTCCTCGAACCCTACGACGAAGGCGAAGTCTGGATCAAAGGGCAACTGCTCGGCTATCGCTCCGCTGGCCGCACGCCGCGCGATCGCGACAGCGAGGCGAGCGTCGCGGAGGTGCGGCGCCCGGTGTCGATGGTGTTTCAGCAGTTCAATCTGTGGCCGCACATGAGCGTACTCGACAACGTCGCCGCGCCGCTCGTGCTGTCCAAAAAGATGCGCCGCGCGGACGCGCGCGCCAAGGCGCAAGCGGCGCTCGCTCGCGTCGGCCTGCAGCACAAGGCGGACGTCTATCCCGCGCGGTTGAGCGGCGGACAACAGCAGCGCGTCGGCATCGCGCGTGCGCTTGCCATCGAGCCGGAAGTGATGTTGCTCGACGAACCGACTTCGGCGCTCGATCCCGAACTCGTCGAAGAAGTGCTGAACGTGATCCGTTCACTCGCACAGGACGGCATGACGATGGTCATGGTCACACACGAAATGAGTTTCGCCGCGAAGATTTCCGACAAGGTCATGTTCATGGAAGCCGGTCAGATCGTCGAGTCGGGGCCGCCTGTACAGCTCTTCGGCAACTCGCGCACGCCGCGTCTTCAGCAGTTTCTCAAGCCGTGGTTCGATCGCAGC
- a CDS encoding methyl-accepting chemotaxis protein, with the protein MFRNTTIRGGLAATISGCTLLLMLVIAAAVFALFKSNAALDAMYRDDTASVVHLKTSSERLLVFRTGLADVEQLISAGKPAAAEIKQLHVLLAESNRELDAYRALHAPEEQETTLLSAMTDKRDRLLTQAFSKALKQLDEENLVDFLSTQREMPVALFDEYQKALIALEDFQVQRQRMRFDHANERFQMTLWGFGAAGLSALIVGMLAHRGLTRAIVTPVNAAVEYFARIAAGDLTAVVKTERRNEMGYLLDALNDMQQGLVAVVRKVRAGTDAIMHDARAIASGNRDLSMRAGDQAASLQQAAASMEQLTATVRQNADNAHDASALATRASDIATRGGEVVRQVVDTMDAISDSSARIVGIVGVIESIAFQTNILALNAAVEAARAGDQGRGFAVVASEVRHLAQRSATAAKEIKELIGNSTLSVRAGSELVLRAGSTMDDILKAVQSVNAIMADISLASREQTAGIELVNATVVQMEAMTQSNATLVESASTTAASLEAQSEHLHGAVAIFRVSGDERPG; encoded by the coding sequence ATGTTCAGAAACACCACGATTCGCGGCGGGCTCGCCGCCACCATCTCGGGTTGCACGCTGCTGTTGATGCTGGTCATCGCGGCGGCTGTGTTTGCGCTCTTCAAGAGCAACGCCGCGCTCGATGCGATGTATCGGGACGACACGGCTTCCGTCGTGCATCTGAAGACCAGCTCCGAGCGGTTGCTGGTGTTCCGCACGGGGCTCGCCGACGTCGAGCAACTGATCAGTGCGGGCAAGCCGGCTGCCGCCGAGATCAAACAGCTGCATGTGCTGCTCGCCGAGAGCAACCGCGAGCTCGATGCGTACCGTGCGCTGCACGCGCCCGAGGAGCAGGAAACGACGCTGCTCTCTGCGATGACGGACAAACGCGACCGTCTGTTGACGCAGGCCTTTTCGAAGGCCCTCAAGCAGCTCGACGAAGAAAATCTGGTCGACTTCCTGAGCACACAGCGCGAGATGCCCGTCGCGCTGTTCGACGAATACCAGAAGGCGCTCATCGCGCTGGAGGATTTTCAGGTGCAGCGCCAGCGTATGCGCTTCGATCACGCGAACGAGCGCTTTCAGATGACACTCTGGGGTTTCGGCGCGGCTGGATTGAGCGCGCTGATCGTCGGCATGCTCGCGCATCGGGGGCTGACGCGGGCGATCGTCACGCCCGTCAACGCCGCCGTCGAATACTTCGCGAGGATCGCAGCAGGCGACCTCACGGCTGTCGTCAAAACGGAGCGCCGCAATGAAATGGGTTATCTGCTCGACGCGCTGAACGACATGCAGCAAGGTCTCGTCGCCGTCGTGCGCAAGGTCAGGGCGGGGACGGACGCGATCATGCACGATGCGCGAGCAATTGCCAGCGGCAACCGCGATCTGTCGATGCGCGCCGGCGATCAGGCCGCCTCGCTCCAGCAGGCGGCCGCAAGCATGGAACAACTGACGGCCACGGTGCGGCAGAACGCCGACAATGCGCACGACGCGAGCGCGCTCGCCACCCGTGCATCCGACATTGCGACACGCGGCGGCGAAGTGGTGCGTCAGGTCGTCGATACGATGGATGCGATTTCGGATAGCTCGGCGCGCATTGTCGGCATTGTCGGCGTGATCGAGAGCATTGCGTTCCAGACCAATATTCTTGCGCTGAACGCAGCCGTCGAAGCGGCGCGAGCGGGAGATCAGGGGCGCGGCTTCGCGGTGGTGGCCAGCGAGGTGCGGCATCTGGCGCAGCGCAGCGCGACCGCTGCAAAGGAAATCAAGGAACTGATCGGCAATTCGACGCTGAGCGTGCGTGCGGGAAGCGAACTGGTCTTGCGCGCGGGCTCGACGATGGACGACATCCTCAAGGCCGTGCAGAGCGTGAACGCGATCATGGCGGATATCAGTCTTGCGTCGCGCGAGCAGACGGCGGGTATCGAACTGGTCAACGCGACCGTCGTGCAGATGGAAGCGATGACGCAGAGCAACGCAACGCTGGTCGAGTCGGCGTCGACCACGGCGGCTTCGCTGGAAGCGCAAAGCGAGCATCTGCACGGCGCCGTGGCGATATTCCGTGTGAGCGGGGACGAGCGGCCCGGGTGA